Part of the Vigna unguiculata cultivar IT97K-499-35 chromosome 3, ASM411807v1, whole genome shotgun sequence genome, tttttcgattcattgtttaaaataactaaaaaaaacttgttttcttttctgtttgattttagaatcaaatttttttaattttataagaatatagaatttgaaaatgtaaagaatattttttttaatattatgaaaacaaattagataaattaaagcTATTAACTCTGATTTATCTATGATTTATctaaataatattgataaaatgtgGAAATATTCATAAATCATGAATGAGTCTATATAGAAGAAGGTTTTTCTTTCCTCTTAATGttagaaaaagaattaaattgaaaaaaaaatatgacaccAACATTTTCATactcataatttttatataacttaagtaactaaaaagaattaaatgtttttatttttcgattatgttttcaaatttcatatatcatttgcaaaaagaaaaagaattaaaataaatatataatttttttatgataaagcataatttttagaaataatttaaatacgaaaaacatatttaattgtttaaaaaaagataacttTTTTTGATAAAGAATTCTAGTAGAGAATGAaagaacagaaaagaaaaagttttataaacaGAACTTCTAACCTGCGCTTGTGTGCGCTGAGTTCGCCTTATCCGCATAGGATAGAACAGCTTCATCTGCAAAGCCCTCTAATCTTAGCAGGGCAAAGCAATGGCTTCGTCTGCACTCACTTCGGTtcctctctcttcttcttctctcaatGTTCCTCATTCTCCTTCCAAACTCCCTTCCAATTTTCTATCTTCTCCCATTGGCGCATTCTCTCGTGGTCCCACATTTCTCTTTGCAGAACCAAGATACCATTTTCACCCAAAGGGAAACGGTTCTAAATTTTCCATCGCTGCGCAAACCCTAGACTTCTCCGATTCGTTCTTCGAAGGGGGTTTTGGCTCCGAAGACGACCCCAATTCACCAGGCGGAACCGGGTTCACGGCCGTCGAGGAAAAGGAGGAGCCCCCTTGCCCACCCGGCCTTCGACAGTACGAGACAATGATGGTTTTGAGGCCCGACATGACCGAGGATGAGCGACTTGCACTCACCCAGAAGTACGAGGAGGTCAAATTCTGTGACTTTTACTTGGTTTTCATACTTAAGATAAGATGCATTAAGATAATCAAATTGAACTTTATTATATATGCAATAGTTAGGTCtacaatttgtttttagtttcgtGTGCCGCGACTCTGTTTCTGCTGCAGTGACAATTTATATCTTAAGTTCATGATTTTTCTTCAATTAGTATTTCAAATGACCATGGACAATTTCGTATGGTCGATACAAATCACACGATTCAACTTTacattttgttttagttttctttCACCGATTCTTGAGAAAGAATTTGAAAAGGCATATAAGCTTAATGAAAAGGAACTGAAGGAACATTTCTCACTACTTATTGCATGCACTCTTCAGCTATTTTATTGTTTCAATTCCCAGATTTCTTAAATAGAGGTTTTACAAACTCAGATATGAGTAATAATTTTGTTCACGAGCCTTGTGGTTAAAtggttttatatatttagtttgaAATTATCGTACTGCGCACTTTATATCGTctacatataaaatatgtttgaaaacTATATTTTTCCACTGACTCCTTTGGTTTGATACAAATCATGATTCATtatttgaatctcaatttgataACCGTGGTTTGATTAAGTTGAAGTTTGATAAgtgtgttgttgtgtttatgCTTTATTGGAGTTGACAGTCCCCTGGCAAATTTATGTAGTAATAATAGCAATTAATTGTGGACTCAAACGGCAATGTTTGCTGATCTGAAGTGCTGATAAATTTGCAGTGGTGTTATTGAAGTGTGTGTGAACTGGATTTTTTACTCCAATGATTTTCCTTGCAGATTCTTGTTGCTGGAGGTGGCATGTATGTAGAGGTTTTTAACAGAGGAGTTATTCCCCTAGCATATGGCatcaagaagaaaaacaaagcTGGGGAGACCAACACTTATTTGGATGGCATCTACCTGCTCTTCACCTACTTCACCAAGCCTGAATCCGTAAAGCCTCTCGAGGAGACAGTGTTGGCGGATGATAATGTTATTCGATCAATGAGTTTCAAAGTTAGGAAGAGGAAATATTAGTTTCTTTTCAGGTCTCAGGTACCTCCTTCAAAGAGATGGTCCATAAAAAGTAATGTTGTATTTAccatttattattgtttttcctttttcagtGTCATTTCGATTCAAGTATTTTTGTAACATGATTTAAAGAGAGATGTAGGTGCTATCTATCACTTGCGTTCTGCAGAATTACCATGCCCAATGCAGTTTGCTATATGTTGACATTTAAGTTGTAAATTCTTATGCCAACTAGTCTACAAATTTATATGCaactaataaatttaacattacCTGTTTAGACATACAGTTCATTTActtgaatttcttaaaaaaaaaaacaggccTAAGTGTTACTGAAACATATAAGAAATATGTAATATCTAAactaaatttcaatatttaagttTACTGAAACATACAAGTAATGAAAAACACAACTAAGAATCTTCCACGTTACCTTCATTCCAAAcagtattttttttgtagtttttttctttgtatgttGCTACCTAATATAAAACTCCCTACACTTTTGTTCTGAATCATTGTACATTTTAAGATActtatataataaactttcCTCCCGAACCAACTTTTCTTCCCAAAATGTGATGAAACTCCCTTCCATGTGCAACCTCTATGAAACCATTTGTATTCATCGTTATCACCCCAGACGCCAAGTCTTTCACTCCAGCCTCTACTGTAGCAGTGTTGGTGTTTACAGTGACAAATAAGCagaaaagaattaaataaacttCTTCAAACGTTATTAATTTCTGTATAAGTTCATTTACAGAAGGACTCATTTAATTCAAAACACCTTTTTCTCGAGTTACTTACCATTGTTTTACGACGCGAATGTGGTGTTGTAATGTATCAGATTGTAGATAGAAAGTCAATAATATCATAGTTATCGGATCTGGTTTGTTTAGTCTCCTTTCTATTTGATTATTACCTAATCGTGATATTCGCATTGTAGAATCTTTATTACTTTCcaatatttcatgttttttggTTTTAGATCTCGTGATTACGTTGTTGAATTACATGCGACCAAACGTTTATCGTATGAAGTAGTGATGTTATGTTAACTAGGAAAATAAATGTCATGTCATGTTAAAGTTAATTTGTTTCAAGTGGGTCATAATCATGTTTTTGCACGTTTTTCTTTTCACTTGAACTCAATCACCAGCCAACCagacatttatttttcttttaatctaaTGATGTTGAATCTATACTAAAGGATTTATATATATCTCTAAGATTCTACTTCCGGTTATTGCATAATCAGCAACATAAGTGGTTGCACtttgttttgataattaaaGCAAATGACTAAAATGATAAAGCAGCGACATCTGTTCTTTGTATCCAC contains:
- the LOC114176088 gene encoding 30S ribosomal protein S6 alpha, chloroplastic — protein: MASSALTSVPLSSSSLNVPHSPSKLPSNFLSSPIGAFSRGPTFLFAEPRYHFHPKGNGSKFSIAAQTLDFSDSFFEGGFGSEDDPNSPGGTGFTAVEEKEEPPCPPGLRQYETMMVLRPDMTEDERLALTQKYEEILVAGGGMYVEVFNRGVIPLAYGIKKKNKAGETNTYLDGIYLLFTYFTKPESVKPLEETVLADDNVIRSMSFKVRKRKY